One Thalassophryne amazonica chromosome 10, fThaAma1.1, whole genome shotgun sequence genomic region harbors:
- the LOC117518167 gene encoding uncharacterized protein LOC117518167: MPEDRYSFGFMLTPGACADHLRTEVVHAVLPRTPDAVCLIAPGNNLTASTTPEHGGAAFHRYLVTVCNVWPTAQVFVVDLVPRLTVPGDVQEFFRQEFHRVSARLGVKYYHHAGRFLLNNRKLWCRDGVHLSDDMGMPLLVDSLLAATTHHLETLAPTPQVPRPVSPTPKPRPPPRVVPRVVVVGEVPVPRPPRVDNCRARQEGKGLNNVQMLS, encoded by the exons ATGCCAGAAGATCGCTACAGCTTTGGCTTCATGTTGACTCCAGGGGCGTGCGCGGACCACCTTAGGACTGAAGTTGTTCACGCTGTTCTTCCTCGGACCCCTGATGCTGTTTGTCTCATTGCCCCTGGAAACAACCTGACGGCCAGCACCACGCCCGAGCACGGGGGCGCAGCTTTTCACCGCTACCTGGTGACTGTCTGCAACGTCTGGCCAACTGCACAG GTTTTTGTTGTGGACCTTGTCCCACGCTTGACGGTCCCGGGGGATGTTCAAGAGTTTTTCCGTCAGGAATTTCACCGCGTGTCAGCTCGCCTTG GTGTTAAGTACTATCACCACGCTGGCCGCTTCCTCCTGAACAACCGGAAGCTGTGGTGCCGTGATGGT GTGCACCTCAGTGATGACATGGGGATGCCCCTCCTCGTGGACTCACTGTTGGCTGCCACCACCCACCACCTGGAGACACTGGCACCTACACCACAGGTGCCGCGCCCGGTGTCTCCCACGCCTAAACCCAGGCCTCCGCCACGGGTTGTACCACGTGTGGTTGTGGTTGGGGAGGTCCCTGTTCCACGCCCCCCCCGAGTGGACAACTGTAGAGCCAGGCAGGAAGGTAAGGGGTTGAACAATGTACAGATGCTTTCATGA